Within Bradymonas sediminis, the genomic segment AGCGCCGCCGAAGGGGCGGCGCTCCGAGTGGGGCGAAGTCAGTGCGCGGCGGAGTTAGCGAAGCGCGACCTCATCTTTGGCCTGAGCCTCGCGTTTATCGAGCACATTATAATAGCTTCGAAGGGTTTCGCTGGCGACCCACGGGCCCTTGATGCGCCAGATCGGGGTGTTGCAGGTCAGCCCGCCAACGGCGGCCTTTTTGCCACTCGCGCTGCGCGCAAACCCGACGAACCAGGTGTAGCCAAGATAGGGGTCTTTGTCCGAGAGCGTACCGGTTTTTCCCGACACCTGAATGCTATTGGGGAAGTCGCGCCGGTTCTGGAAATATTTGCGCGCGGTGCCGTGGTCGGCGGTGCCTTCCATCATTCTACCCAGGACGGTCGCGGTCTTCTTGGACATCACGCGGCGCAAGGTGCGCGGCTTGAATTCGTAAAGGGTGCGACCCGAGGGGCCGACATATTTGTCGACGATGGTCGGCTGCATCATGACGCCGTCGTTTGCGACCGCGGCGCCGATCAACGCGCCGTGCAGCGGGCTCAAATAGGTATGCCAAAAACCGGCCGCGGCGCGGGCGCGCTCATAGGGATCATCGCCGAACTCCGCCTTGCTGATCTCGACGGGAAGCTCGAAGGGAATCTCGCTATTATAGCCGAAGCGCTGCGCCCAGACCTGAAGATCATTGCGGCTCAACTTCTGGTAGGCCAGGCGCGCGATCATCGAGTTGATGGACCAGGCCAGGGCGTCGCCCAGGTCGCCGCAGCGCTGGCCGCTGCTCAGGTCGCCCTTGATATTGGACTCGCTGAGGTGGCGAATGCCGCCGGAATAGCAAAAGCTCGCGGTCGGGTCGACGCCCGCGCTCTCAATCAACGCGGCGGCGGTGACGACCTTAAAGACCGACGCCGAGGGCGCGATGGGGCGGCGCGCGAGCTTCTCTTTGGTCGGCTGAGCCTGCGAGTGGCTGACCAGGGCCAGGACGCGACCGGTTTCGGGCTCGACCAGGGCGCTGCCGCCGTGGGGGACATTATATTCGTCAAAGACCCGGGTCATGCGATTTTGCACGTCGGGCTCAAGCGTCAGATAGACCTTACCGCCGTTGGGGAGGTGTTGGACGAGCTTATCGCCTTCGCGCACGGCCTTGCTGATGTCGAGGCCGGCCTCAACCCAGTCACGGGGGACGACTTCGACGTCAACCGGCGCGAAATTATACGCCGCGCGAGCGATCGCGCGTGCGTTCTGCTTGGCGGCGACATTCGCCTCAGCCGCGCCGTCGGGGTCGAGGTTGCGCAGCACATTTTCGGTGGCCGCGGCGCGCTCGGCGATCCGTTTTGCCTCATCCACCTGCACCTGTTCGATGACCTGCTCGTCGACGACCGGCGGTTCATCGGCGCCGGCGTTAAATGACGTAAACGCCACCGCCAGGCACGAGAGGCCGGCCGCGCAGACAGCGAAGCGGAAGAAATCAGGTTTGGGCTCTTCTTGCGGGAAGTTCATGAGTTATATTTGGGGGCTAAGCAGAAATAAGCGGTATTTATAATGCGAACCTGCGATTTGGGCGCTGCCAAAGGTAAAAAACCTAATCAGCATGCCGAAACAACAAGCGCAACGTTCTAAAGTTACACCGTGATGCACCGTGTTGCACGTCCTTTGTACGATATCTGCGTAGGGTGTCAACTTTATTAAGGGCGGGCCAAGCCCGGCCGGAGTGACGCGCAATCGGCGCGCGGCATACAGCGCCAGAATCGAGCAGCCGACAAAGGACGCGGTGATTATGAAATGGCCAGATTTAGGGGGAAGAGCGCGTCTTGAGGCCATCATTTTGACAGCGCTTTGGCTTTGCCTGGCCGGGTGCGCGCGCGAGGGGCCCGATGCTTCGCAGCAAGATGTGGCCGACGCGCCGCTTTTGCTCGCGGCGGCCGACGTCACGCAGGTGCGCCGCGGGCGGGTCGCGGCGGGGCCGCGCATCTCGGGGAGCACTCGCCTTGAGCAGACGTCGAGCGTGCGCGCTGAGTTGGGCGGCGAGGTCACGGAAGTCGACGTGGAGCGCGGCGAGCCGGTCACAGCCGGGCAGGTCCTCGCGCGCATTAAAAAGGACGCGGTCGGCGCGAATGTCGAATCCGCCCGGGTCGCGCTGCGCTCGAGCAAACAGCAACTCAACGTGGCGCGCGCCGAACTCAAGCGCACCCAACATCTTATCGACCAGGGCGCCTTCGCGCCCAACCGCATCGACATCCCCAAAAACCAGGTCTCGGCGGCGCGAGCTCAGGTCGGGCAAGCCGAGGCGGCGCTGGTCGCGGCCGAGCAGTCGCTCGGCGACGCGACCGTTCGCGCGCCCATGAACGGCGTGGTCAGCGAGCGAGCGGTCGACGCGGGAGATGTGGTCAGCATCGGCAATTTACTATTCACTGTCGTTGACCCGAGCAGCGTTCAATTCGAGGCGACCGCGCCGGCCGAATCTGCCGAGACGCTCAAGGTCGGCACACCCGTTGAGTTTCGTGTGCGCGGCTATCGTGAGCGTGAGTTTCGCGGGGTGATCGCGCGGGTCGACCCGGTCGCCCAAGCTCAGACGCGCCAGATTCCCATCATCGTCGACATCTCAGAAGACGATAAGAATCAGCAACTTGTGGCCGGCCTCTTCGCCGAAGGCCGCGTCATCGCCGAGGCGCGCCGCGGGCTTTTCGTATCCCTGGATGCGGTCGACCGAAGCGAGAAAAACCCCACGGCGCTGGTGCTTCGCGACGGTCAGACCCAGCGGGTTTATCTCGAACCCGGCCTCGT encodes:
- a CDS encoding penicillin-binding transpeptidase domain-containing protein, whose protein sequence is MNFPQEEPKPDFFRFAVCAAGLSCLAVAFTSFNAGADEPPVVDEQVIEQVQVDEAKRIAERAAATENVLRNLDPDGAAEANVAAKQNARAIARAAYNFAPVDVEVVPRDWVEAGLDISKAVREGDKLVQHLPNGGKVYLTLEPDVQNRMTRVFDEYNVPHGGSALVEPETGRVLALVSHSQAQPTKEKLARRPIAPSASVFKVVTAAALIESAGVDPTASFCYSGGIRHLSESNIKGDLSSGQRCGDLGDALAWSINSMIARLAYQKLSRNDLQVWAQRFGYNSEIPFELPVEISKAEFGDDPYERARAAAGFWHTYLSPLHGALIGAAVANDGVMMQPTIVDKYVGPSGRTLYEFKPRTLRRVMSKKTATVLGRMMEGTADHGTARKYFQNRRDFPNSIQVSGKTGTLSDKDPYLGYTWFVGFARSASGKKAAVGGLTCNTPIWRIKGPWVASETLRSYYNVLDKREAQAKDEVALR
- a CDS encoding efflux RND transporter periplasmic adaptor subunit, with translation MTALWLCLAGCAREGPDASQQDVADAPLLLAAADVTQVRRGRVAAGPRISGSTRLEQTSSVRAELGGEVTEVDVERGEPVTAGQVLARIKKDAVGANVESARVALRSSKQQLNVARAELKRTQHLIDQGAFAPNRIDIPKNQVSAARAQVGQAEAALVAAEQSLGDATVRAPMNGVVSERAVDAGDVVSIGNLLFTVVDPSSVQFEATAPAESAETLKVGTPVEFRVRGYREREFRGVIARVDPVAQAQTRQIPIIVDISEDDKNQQLVAGLFAEGRVIAEARRGLFVSLDAVDRSEKNPTALVLRDGQTQRVYLEPGLVDQVNNTIEILAGVEEGEYILVGSAARDLKPGTPVELKIDAAGASTPSSDAPSEKLSPNIGGGPADDGP